The window GTCACTAGGATAAATGATCATCCCGTGACCGCGGGCCCCCCCGGGCCCGCGGTCACTTCCCAAAACGCCGGGGAAAAATGGTCTGAATCCGGGCCGGGATGAATCAACCCCGGCCCGGGTTTAGGCCATTTTTTTGGCTTATCCTCAACTTTATTCGGGAGGAGTGAAGAGAATGTCGAACAACAGTATTCTCGTTGTAGGCGGTGGATTCGCAGGAATCACCGCTGCCCTCGAAGCCGCAGAGCTCGGCTACGAGGTTTACATCGTTGAAACGAATCCCTACCTCGGTGGCAGGGTCGCACAGCTGAATCAGTATTTCCCGAAGCTGTGTCCCCCGTCCTGCGGTCTGGAGATTCAGTTCCAGCGCATCAAAAACAACCCTAACGTCAAGGTCATCACCATGGCCGACGTCGCATCTGTTTCCGGCACCGCTGGTAACTATGATGTGAAGATCACGCAGCGTCCCCGCTTCGTGAACGAAAAATGTACTGCCTGCGGCGAATGTGAGAAGGCTACCGCCACTCAGATCGAGTCCGAATTTGATTTCGGCACCGGCAAGCGCGGCCTGGCATACAAAACCCATCCTTTCATGTTCCCCATGCGCTACGTGGTGGACGCAGAGAATGCTTCCGAAGGCGAACTGACTGCCATCAAGAACGCCTGCCCCTACGACGCAGTGGAACTGGACGACGCACCCAAGACCATCGACTTGGCTGTCGGTGCCATTGTCGTCGCCACCGGCTGGAAGCCCTACGATGTTTCCAAGCTGACCAACCTCGGCGGCGGCGCTCTGAAGAACGTCGTCACCAACATGCAGTTCGAGCGCCTTGCTGCTCCCAACGGCCCCACCAACGGTAAGATCCAGCGTCCCTCCGATGGTTCCGAGCCCAAGAAGATCGCATTTGTTCAGTGCGCCGGTTCCCGTGACCAGAACCACCTGAACTACTGCTCCTACATCTGCTGCATGGCTTCCCTGAAGCATGTCCGCTACGTCCGCGAGCGTTCCGATGCAAACGTCACCGTTTTCTACATCGATCTGCGTACTCCCGGCCGTTACGACAAGTTCAAGACCATCACCGAGGCTGATGACAAGCTCAACCTGGTGAAGGGTAAGGTTGCCGGAATCGTCGAAGACGCACAGGGCAACCCGATCGTGACTGTCGAAAATGCCGTCACCGGCATCAAGACTGAAGAGAAGTTCGATATGGTCGTGCTCGCCACCGGTATGGAGCCTTGCGGCGCCGGCGCTGGCACCACCGATGCAGACGGTTTCGTCATGGATGGCGAAGGCATCATCGCCGCAGGTTGCGCCAAGCAGCCCTTTGACGTCATGAAGACCGCCCAGTCCGGCACCGCTGCCGCGATGAAGGCGATTCAAACCGTGGTAGGGAGGTAACCCATGGCTGAAAAGCTTGGAGTATATATCTGTGGAGGTTGCGAGATCGGGGATAACCTCGAGATCGACGCCCTGGCCGAATTCGCTGCCAACGGCAAACACTCCTCCATCGTGACCGTGGCCAAGTCCAACGCGGTGCTCTGTAGCCCCGAAGGCAAAGCCATGATCGAGGCCGACATCAAAGAAAATGAACTGGACGGCGTGGTTTGCTGCGCCTGTACCCCCCGCGCCAAGTGGGACGTGTTCAAGTTCGGCGATGCAATCCAGGTTGAGCGCGTGTCTCTGCGTGAGCAGTGCGTGTGGTCCTACCAGGAAGACCCCAAGTTCCCTGGCCAGATGGAAATCATCGCCAAGGACTATATCAATATGGGAATCACCAAGCTGTTCAACAGCCGGATTCCTGAACCGGAACTCCCCGATGCCTTCAAGACCGTGCTGGTCGTAGGTGGCGGTTTCACCGGTCTGAAAGCTGCACAGAACGCTACTGCTCTGGGTTACGAAGTCATCCTCGTTGAAAAGGAAGACACCCTTGGCGGTAAGGCTTCTGGCATGTACAAGTCTTTCCCTCTGGGCGCTCCCTTCAGCGAGCGTGAGCAGGAAGTCGGCATCGACGCCCTGATCAAGGAAGTGGAAGGCAACGCCAAGGTGAAGATCATCAC of the Pseudodesulfovibrio sp. zrk46 genome contains:
- a CDS encoding CoB--CoM heterodisulfide reductase iron-sulfur subunit A family protein, with the protein product MSNNSILVVGGGFAGITAALEAAELGYEVYIVETNPYLGGRVAQLNQYFPKLCPPSCGLEIQFQRIKNNPNVKVITMADVASVSGTAGNYDVKITQRPRFVNEKCTACGECEKATATQIESEFDFGTGKRGLAYKTHPFMFPMRYVVDAENASEGELTAIKNACPYDAVELDDAPKTIDLAVGAIVVATGWKPYDVSKLTNLGGGALKNVVTNMQFERLAAPNGPTNGKIQRPSDGSEPKKIAFVQCAGSRDQNHLNYCSYICCMASLKHVRYVRERSDANVTVFYIDLRTPGRYDKFKTITEADDKLNLVKGKVAGIVEDAQGNPIVTVENAVTGIKTEEKFDMVVLATGMEPCGAGAGTTDADGFVMDGEGIIAAGCAKQPFDVMKTAQSGTAAAMKAIQTVVGR